The DNA sequence TGTTGAACCCCGACCGCAGCGTCTCGCATACGAACGTGGACGTGTAGAGCACAAAGGCCAGGACGGCGAGCCAGAAGTTGTTGTTGGTGATGAACTCGTCGTTCTCCTGGGCCAGCTTCAGCCCGAGGTTTTGGTACAGGCCGACCGAGGCAAAGATGACGATGAGCGTCAGAGGAGTGTTCCGGACGATGTTGACGTACCAGGTTCCGAACACACGCATGACGGGGACAGGAGAGACCCGCATGCCGGCCAGAACGGTGCCCCAGATGAGGGATCCGATGGCGGAGTAGAAGGTGAGCTTGAGCGTGACCCAGTAGGCAGGCCACAGCTGCGGTCCGATGTCGGACCAGAGTTCACTCATGACAGCTCCGCCGGGCATGGGGTGGACGTCGACTCGAGGAAGCCGAGGTCTCCTGGCACGGGGGTGAACTGGTATTTGGAATCGGGACCCTGCGCACGCTCGATCATCGAATCGACTTCGCTGTCGCCGATTTCGTCACGCAAGGCGATCTCCCAGGCCGACTCGCCGCCGTCGGCGGGCTTTGCCAGCATCGACTCGAGTGCCTCGTTCACCGCTGTCACGGATTCGGGGTAGTCCTTGGGCATCCCGATGCCATATCGCTCGGTCGAGAACGGGGTGCCGGCCTTCTTGAGCGATTTCTTCCCGCTCGAGGTCACACACGCGTCCTTGGGGTACGTCATGTCGACGATCTTGAACTCATCGGGGAAGAAGTCGGAGAACCCGGCAAGGATGGCCTCGTCGGTGGTGAGGGCGTCAACCTTGTTGCGGCGCAGAGCCTCCACGCAGGACGAGTACGAGTCGTACTCCTGCAGCTGGATCTTGGGCAATTGGTTCTTCACGTTCTGGGCCGATGTGGAGCCTGTCACCGAACACAGCTTCTTGCCTTTGTTCAGATCTGTGAGCGTGGTGATGCTGTCGTCATCCTCACGGACCAGCAGCCCCTGATAGTTGATCAGATAGGGGCCGGCGAAACTCACCTTCTTCGAGCGGGCCGCGTTGATCGAGTAGGTGGCGGCAATCATGTCGACCTCACCGTTGTCGATCAGCGTCTCGCGTTGCGCAGACGGGGTTTCCCGCCATGTGATCTTCGGCTTCTTCCATCCGTTGTTCTGCGCGATGGTGTTGACCACGTACTCGGACACGGCGACATCGAATCCGGTGAACGACTTGTCGGGGTGCCGCAGACCCAAGCCGGGCTGATCGAACTTGGTGCCGAGGATGACCGAGCCGCTCTCGATCGATTCCATGAGGTTGCGCGGGCTGGTGTTACCGCATGCGGTGAGTGCTGTGCAGAGCACCACGAT is a window from the Williamsia sp. DF01-3 genome containing:
- a CDS encoding amino acid ABC transporter permease, yielding MSELWSDIGPQLWPAYWVTLKLTFYSAIGSLIWGTVLAGMRVSPVPVMRVFGTWYVNIVRNTPLTLIVIFASVGLYQNLGLKLAQENDEFITNNNFWLAVLAFVLYTSTFVCETLRSGFNTVPLGQAEAARSLGLPFSKVFGIIVLPQAVRSVIGPMGSVLIALTKNTTIASAIGVAEASLLMKEQIENHADQVVGIFVIIAIGFMVITLTEGYVFGFLAKRLAVKR
- a CDS encoding glutamate ABC transporter substrate-binding protein, whose amino-acid sequence is MRQNSKHWILLPVLAIVVLCTALTACGNTSPRNLMESIESGSVILGTKFDQPGLGLRHPDKSFTGFDVAVSEYVVNTIAQNNGWKKPKITWRETPSAQRETLIDNGEVDMIAATYSINAARSKKVSFAGPYLINYQGLLVREDDDSITTLTDLNKGKKLCSVTGSTSAQNVKNQLPKIQLQEYDSYSSCVEALRRNKVDALTTDEAILAGFSDFFPDEFKIVDMTYPKDACVTSSGKKSLKKAGTPFSTERYGIGMPKDYPESVTAVNEALESMLAKPADGGESAWEIALRDEIGDSEVDSMIERAQGPDSKYQFTPVPGDLGFLESTSTPCPAELS